Proteins found in one Solitalea lacus genomic segment:
- a CDS encoding GlxA family transcriptional regulator, protein MKYITIVVPECELNLNSIAGAYEILSRANDFWKSTGHSSKLEIRIAGLVSESKINNGYFSVHPIHLSQVPKTDLLIIPSIFGDYAKTVKMNEELIDWIDQQYKCGAEIASMCSGAFLLAATGLLEGKTCSTHWNAVEKFRQMFPSVKTAEDKIITDENGIYTNGGGYSFLNLMLYLVEKIFDRTTAVFCSKIFQIDIERTTQSPFTIFHIQKGHGDELINKAQTYIEENIEMRISFEKLASKLAISRRNFDRRFIKATGNTPVEYLQRVKVEAAKKELENGRKTIFEIMNDVGYSDDKAFREVFKKITGLSPLDYKNKYNKASNVLY, encoded by the coding sequence ATGAAATATATCACAATAGTTGTCCCCGAATGTGAATTAAACTTGAACAGCATAGCCGGAGCCTATGAAATTCTTAGCCGGGCCAATGATTTTTGGAAAAGTACTGGACACAGTTCCAAACTTGAAATTCGCATTGCTGGTTTAGTATCAGAGTCAAAAATAAATAACGGTTATTTTTCGGTGCACCCCATTCACCTTAGTCAGGTTCCCAAAACTGACTTGCTAATCATTCCTTCCATTTTTGGAGATTATGCCAAAACAGTAAAAATGAATGAGGAGCTCATTGATTGGATTGACCAACAATATAAATGCGGCGCTGAAATTGCAAGCATGTGCTCAGGAGCCTTTCTACTGGCAGCGACAGGTTTACTTGAAGGAAAAACATGCTCAACCCATTGGAATGCGGTTGAAAAATTCAGACAGATGTTTCCTTCTGTTAAAACTGCTGAGGATAAAATCATTACCGACGAAAATGGCATTTACACCAATGGGGGTGGATATTCATTCTTAAACCTGATGCTTTACCTGGTTGAAAAGATTTTCGATAGAACAACAGCGGTTTTCTGCTCAAAAATTTTCCAGATTGACATTGAAAGAACCACTCAATCGCCTTTTACCATTTTTCATATTCAAAAAGGACATGGAGATGAATTAATAAATAAGGCCCAAACCTATATTGAAGAAAATATTGAAATGAGGATTTCTTTCGAAAAACTTGCTTCAAAACTAGCAATTAGCCGGCGAAACTTTGACCGCAGATTTATTAAAGCCACCGGAAACACACCAGTTGAATATCTGCAACGTGTAAAGGTGGAAGCTGCAAAGAAAGAGCTGGAAAATGGGCGCAAAACAATCTTTGAAATTATGAACGATGTGGGTTATTCAGACGATAAAGCTTTTAGGGAAGTATTTAAAAAGATAACAGGATTATCTCCTTTGGACTACAAGAATAAATATAATAAAGCAAGCAATGTACTTTACTGA
- a CDS encoding anti-sigma factor, producing MDVKEYIESGILETYVYGALSEAEAQEVLTLAARYPEIAEELAKIEENFESTSLAMGMEPNPVVKQQILEQISVHKSEKPEIPLYPTRLFAYGMAACLTLLLVSSIAAFTYWERWQSSEQLLVAERETNTKTAADMASMKADMNTYKGVLHNPDIIKIHLASTPSFPGNGVMVYWNAKNADVMIDMLNLPENDNNHQYQLWALVNGKPVDAGVFDVKKGEKTMFKMKDIKGAQAFAITLEPRGGSPNPTMEKMYVKGNI from the coding sequence GTGGACGTAAAAGAATATATAGAATCAGGAATACTTGAAACATACGTTTACGGAGCGTTGTCTGAAGCTGAGGCTCAAGAAGTCCTTACATTAGCTGCTCGCTACCCCGAAATTGCAGAAGAACTCGCTAAAATTGAAGAAAATTTTGAAAGCACATCACTTGCTATGGGAATGGAACCTAATCCAGTTGTTAAACAGCAGATCTTAGAGCAGATTTCTGTCCATAAATCTGAAAAACCAGAAATTCCCTTATACCCTACACGTTTATTTGCCTATGGAATGGCAGCCTGTCTTACTTTATTACTAGTAAGTAGTATTGCAGCCTTTACATACTGGGAACGCTGGCAATCTTCTGAACAACTGTTAGTTGCTGAACGTGAAACAAATACAAAAACAGCAGCCGACATGGCTTCCATGAAAGCAGATATGAACACCTATAAAGGCGTGTTACATAATCCTGATATCATAAAAATCCATTTGGCATCTACCCCCTCATTTCCGGGAAACGGAGTTATGGTTTATTGGAATGCAAAGAATGCGGATGTGATGATCGATATGCTTAATTTACCCGAAAACGACAATAACCACCAATATCAACTTTGGGCTCTTGTTAATGGCAAACCTGTTGATGCCGGAGTTTTCGATGTTAAAAAGGGCGAAAAAACAATGTTTAAAATGAAAGACATTAAAGGGGCCCAAGCATTTGCCATAACCCTGGAACCACGAGGCGGCAGCCCTAATCCAACAATGGAAAAAATGTACGTTAAGGGAAACATTTAG
- a CDS encoding RNA polymerase sigma factor: MKKRLTLSEEELVTGLKQKQKLAIEALYNMYSAALNGIIFRIVQSEEESNDILQEVFLKIWNNATQYDTSKGRLFTWMANIARNQAIDHLRSKSFRNESKNLELDNSVSTIDLLTSISLSPEHVGIKDLLLNLKPEQKIIVEMIYFQGFKQSEVAEELNIPLGTVKTRLRMAIMELRKFFN; the protein is encoded by the coding sequence TTGAAGAAACGTTTAACATTATCTGAAGAAGAACTTGTAACCGGGCTCAAGCAAAAGCAAAAGCTGGCAATTGAAGCATTGTATAACATGTATTCTGCAGCATTAAATGGTATAATCTTTCGTATCGTTCAATCTGAAGAGGAATCAAACGATATTTTACAAGAGGTTTTTCTAAAAATCTGGAACAATGCCACCCAATATGATACCAGTAAAGGACGCTTGTTTACCTGGATGGCTAATATTGCACGAAATCAAGCCATAGACCACCTACGTTCCAAATCGTTCAGAAATGAAAGTAAAAACCTGGAGCTGGATAATAGCGTAAGTACTATTGATCTTCTGACAAGCATTTCCTTATCGCCTGAGCATGTAGGCATAAAGGACTTGTTGCTTAATCTTAAACCTGAACAAAAGATCATCGTTGAAATGATATACTTTCAAGGATTTAAGCAAAGTGAAGTTGCCGAAGAGCTAAACATTCCTTTAGGCACGGTAAAAACACGCTTACGTATGGCAATTATGGAATTAAGGAAATTTTTTAACTGA
- a CDS encoding IS4 family transposase, whose protein sequence is MSLFRRTKNNDKPLIRQIIDLIPRYLLNQSIKKYHSDKYCHKYKTYDHLVALLFGQLCKCSTLEDISVGIGVSETFIKDLGLQQSPAKSTMSDGNKKRNWQVFDHLYTALLKHYGSSLSKYSNQQIVEEVKDKTLLIRDSSTISVCLSMFDWAKFRTAKGGLKIHTQWDESMMLPNLVNISQAQTHDSKGFEQTIFPKDTIILEDKGYWDYEVILASIKAQNTFVTRIKDNTVYEVIEELELPEQEDQHILKDELIHLTGTKAKANRLSLEILRRVVVFDQENNLQLEIITNNTSWKAATIAALYKRRWDIEIFFKQLKQNLNVKTFIGTSENAVKSQIFVALITYLLLELLRRVKAKGRTAFSNFVEKIRICLCYYLTLDYVIERIQPLVRSIRPVQATMKNEREHTLFAT, encoded by the coding sequence ATGAGCCTTTTTCGCCGCACCAAAAATAATGATAAACCTTTAATCCGCCAGATAATTGATTTAATTCCTCGTTATCTACTGAATCAATCCATTAAGAAATATCATAGTGATAAATACTGCCATAAATACAAGACTTACGACCATTTAGTCGCGCTTTTGTTCGGACAGCTGTGTAAATGCAGCACTTTGGAGGATATTTCGGTGGGCATCGGAGTATCCGAAACCTTCATTAAAGACCTCGGATTGCAGCAAAGCCCCGCCAAAAGCACCATGAGCGATGGAAATAAAAAACGCAACTGGCAAGTGTTTGACCATCTTTATACGGCCCTGTTGAAGCATTACGGCAGCAGCCTGAGTAAATACTCCAATCAGCAAATTGTGGAGGAAGTCAAAGACAAAACCCTGTTGATTCGAGATAGCAGCACGATTAGCGTTTGTTTAAGCATGTTTGACTGGGCAAAGTTTCGGACAGCTAAAGGAGGTCTTAAAATCCACACCCAATGGGATGAAAGCATGATGTTGCCCAACCTGGTCAACATCAGCCAGGCCCAAACGCATGACAGCAAAGGTTTCGAACAAACTATCTTTCCAAAGGATACCATCATCCTGGAAGACAAGGGCTATTGGGATTATGAGGTAATCCTGGCCAGCATAAAAGCTCAAAACACCTTTGTCACCCGCATAAAGGACAATACGGTATATGAAGTGATCGAAGAACTGGAGCTGCCTGAGCAGGAAGACCAACACATACTAAAGGACGAATTGATTCATTTAACCGGCACGAAAGCAAAAGCCAACAGGCTATCGCTAGAGATTCTGCGAAGAGTGGTGGTGTTTGATCAGGAAAACAATCTGCAACTGGAAATCATCACCAATAATACTTCCTGGAAGGCTGCCACCATTGCCGCCCTTTACAAACGCCGCTGGGATATTGAAATATTTTTCAAACAACTCAAACAAAACCTGAATGTTAAAACATTCATCGGCACGAGTGAAAACGCCGTTAAATCGCAAATCTTTGTAGCCCTGATCACCTACCTGCTGTTGGAACTGCTCAGAAGAGTGAAAGCCAAAGGCAGAACCGCCTTTTCCAACTTTGTAGAGAAAATCCGTATCTGCCTGTGCTATTACCTGACCCTTGATTATGTGATTGAACGAATACAGCCCCTCGTCCGAAGTATCCGTCCGGTACAGGCTACTATGAAAAATGAACGGGAGCATACGCTTTTTGCCACCTGA
- the lipA gene encoding lipoyl synthase has protein sequence MIELPVVKAEPRIKKPDWLRVKLPTGKEYAHVRSLVDDHKLHTICESGNCPNMGECWGAGTATFMILGNICTRSCSFCSVATGRPLAVDLEEPERVATSVALMQVKHCVITSVDRDDLKDGGSTIWAETIRAIRAKSPETSMETLLPDFKGQWDNLERVLAEKPEVVSHNIETIRRLTREIRIQAKYDRSLECLKRINQAGLRTKSGIMLGFGETEDEIFEAMDDLLEAGVHILTIGQYLQPTKNHHAIIEFIHPDQFAKYKEVGLAKGFRYVESGPLVRSSYHAEKHLFPL, from the coding sequence ATGATTGAACTTCCGGTAGTAAAAGCCGAACCCAGAATAAAGAAACCAGATTGGTTGCGCGTAAAACTGCCAACCGGGAAAGAATATGCACACGTTCGTTCACTGGTTGATGATCATAAACTTCATACTATTTGCGAGAGTGGCAACTGTCCGAATATGGGAGAGTGCTGGGGAGCTGGCACAGCTACATTTATGATTTTGGGCAATATTTGTACACGGTCTTGTTCATTTTGTTCCGTTGCAACCGGCCGTCCGTTAGCGGTTGATTTAGAAGAACCTGAGCGCGTAGCAACCTCTGTAGCATTAATGCAGGTAAAGCACTGTGTTATTACTTCAGTTGACCGTGACGATTTAAAAGACGGGGGTTCTACAATTTGGGCGGAAACCATCAGAGCTATTCGTGCTAAAAGTCCCGAGACTTCTATGGAAACCTTGTTGCCGGATTTTAAAGGTCAATGGGATAACCTAGAGAGAGTTTTGGCAGAAAAACCAGAGGTTGTTTCACATAATATTGAAACAATTCGCCGTTTAACAAGAGAAATTCGTATTCAAGCTAAGTACGATCGTAGCTTAGAGTGTTTAAAACGTATTAATCAGGCTGGTTTACGTACCAAATCAGGCATCATGCTTGGTTTTGGCGAAACTGAGGATGAAATATTTGAAGCAATGGATGATTTACTAGAAGCGGGCGTACACATTCTTACCATTGGTCAGTACTTGCAGCCGACCAAAAATCACCATGCAATTATTGAGTTTATTCACCCTGATCAATTTGCTAAATACAAAGAAGTTGGATTGGCAAAAGGATTCAGATATGTAGAAAGCGGGCCGCTGGTACGTTCTTCTTATCATGCCGAAAAGCATTTGTTCCCCTTATAA
- a CDS encoding OsmC family protein has protein sequence MATVKTIYKGDLRTEATHLQSGTKIITDAPTDNNGKGEAFSPTDLVAAALGSCAMTIMGIVANRENIDLKGTDFEVTKIMGTDPRRIVEVQVVFNFPKLDIDERQRNLLENAALTCPVAKSLSAELVQNIKFNW, from the coding sequence ATGGCTACAGTTAAAACAATTTATAAAGGCGATTTACGTACAGAAGCAACGCATTTACAATCCGGAACAAAGATCATTACAGATGCCCCAACTGATAATAATGGGAAGGGAGAGGCTTTTTCACCAACAGATTTAGTGGCTGCTGCTCTGGGTAGTTGTGCTATGACTATTATGGGTATTGTGGCTAATAGAGAAAATATTGACCTAAAAGGAACCGATTTTGAAGTTACTAAAATTATGGGGACTGATCCTCGTCGTATTGTGGAAGTCCAGGTGGTTTTTAATTTCCCAAAATTGGATATAGACGAGCGTCAGCGTAATTTGCTAGAGAATGCTGCATTGACCTGTCCGGTAGCCAAAAGTTTAAGTGCAGAACTGGTACAGAATATCAAATTCAACTGGTAA
- a CDS encoding SRPBCC domain-containing protein, with translation MNTSDFTTTLLVDNTPLEVFNAINNVRGWWSEEIEGNTDKLNDEFIYHYKDIHYCKMKLIEVEPQKKVVWYVLDNYFNFTNDKSEWRDTKVCFEISEKESQTLLHFTHEGLVPEYECFNICNEAWSNYVHNSLRNLIETGNGLPNPKEGEGYNAELAKKWKLQ, from the coding sequence ATGAACACATCTGATTTTACTACCACTTTGCTGGTAGATAACACTCCCCTGGAAGTTTTTAATGCCATCAACAACGTTCGCGGATGGTGGTCAGAAGAAATTGAAGGCAATACCGATAAACTCAATGATGAGTTTATTTATCATTACAAAGACATTCATTATTGTAAAATGAAATTAATAGAAGTTGAGCCCCAAAAAAAAGTGGTTTGGTATGTTTTAGACAACTACTTTAACTTCACTAATGACAAAAGCGAATGGCGGGATACCAAGGTTTGTTTTGAAATTTCTGAAAAGGAGAGCCAAACTCTGCTTCATTTTACTCATGAAGGTTTAGTGCCGGAATACGAATGTTTCAATATTTGTAACGAGGCTTGGAGCAATTATGTACACAACAGTTTGCGTAATCTAATAGAAACTGGAAACGGACTGCCTAATCCTAAAGAAGGCGAAGGATACAATGCTGAGTTGGCTAAGAAATGGAAACTGCAATAG
- a CDS encoding transposase — protein MFVCKYRKKLLVGDWDNDMKSILLSITSKSDFELEVFESDIDQIHFLIRYIPPLSVTSIVRKLKQESTLQFGKSTKT, from the coding sequence ATTTTTGTTTGCAAATACCGTAAAAAGCTGCTTGTAGGTGATTGGGATAATGACATGAAGTCTATCTTGCTTTCAATTACTTCTAAATCTGATTTTGAACTTGAAGTATTTGAATCTGACATAGACCAGATCCATTTCCTTATTCGCTACATTCCACCTCTTTCGGTTACTTCCATTGTTCGTAAATTGAAGCAGGAAAGCACCTTGCAATTTGGCAAAAGTACAAAAACATAG
- a CDS encoding SRPBCC domain-containing protein, protein MENHSFTTKFLVDQSPKEIFDAINNVRGWWTENAEGNSEKLNDEFDVRFGDVHYSKQRLIEVIPDKKVVWLVTESNLNFIKSKREWTNTKIIFEISKQGDKSQLVFTQIGLVPELECYKDCSNAWSDYINNSLYNLITTGKGLPTLKDPIISS, encoded by the coding sequence ATGGAAAATCATAGTTTCACTACCAAGTTTCTGGTAGATCAAAGCCCAAAAGAAATTTTCGACGCTATTAATAATGTGCGGGGATGGTGGACGGAGAACGCTGAAGGCAATTCTGAAAAGTTAAATGATGAATTCGATGTTCGATTTGGAGACGTGCATTATTCTAAGCAAAGGCTGATAGAAGTTATACCCGACAAAAAAGTGGTTTGGCTTGTTACTGAAAGTAATCTCAATTTTATTAAGAGCAAAAGGGAATGGACGAATACCAAGATAATTTTTGAGATTTCTAAGCAGGGCGATAAATCACAGCTTGTTTTTACTCAAATTGGATTGGTACCTGAGTTGGAATGCTATAAAGATTGCTCAAACGCTTGGAGTGATTACATAAATAATAGCTTGTACAATTTGATAACTACCGGTAAAGGACTGCCAACTCTTAAGGATCCGATTATATCTTCGTAA
- the galB gene encoding beta-galactosidase GalB yields the protein MKIKKQITTAFLAFIIGIFVSPTPLLAQKNKSIIRLGEANTQNFDQGWLFKRFGLQADGSRLEEPKGIENLSYFDASWQKLDLPHDWAITGPFRIDLAGETGKLPWKGIGWYRKHFMIAKEDANKRMFIDFDGAMAYAEIWLNGKYIGTWPYGYSSFRMELTPYILPGKENVLAVRLNTEKWDSRWYPGAGIYRHVWLVKTNPVHVGHWGTYITTPDITEQSAKVNIDVTVDNQSKETIEATLQTQIYEAGIGNNIGKSVANSNDIRLTIQPGGNTLASTIINLTQPKLWTIEQPNRYFTKTNVLVKGKVVDTYYSTFGVRKLEFTARNGFLLNGKRVEIKGTCNHHDLGALGAAINTSALKRQLQMLKEMGCNSLRTSHNPPAPELLQLADEMGFLVWDEAFDAWKTGKKPNDYNKIYDEWHEKDLKALIHRDRNHPSVFIWSIGNEVMNQRDIEMTKHLADIVKREDPTRPVSNGYNDPDGGREVGAVEALDIMGVNYFFSQQARWDADPRYANKPTIGSETSSCVSSRGEYFFGKEYQNWQITSYDSAKPGWGCSPDVQFKTNAQYMHLLGEYVWTGFDYLGEPTPYGSDETNLLNFRNDPSKKEELKKKLEEMQKSNPPSRSSYFGIIDLAGFPKDRYYLYQAHWRPDLPMAHILPHWNWEERIDSIVPVHVYTSGDAAELFLNGQSLGRKTKKPGEDFRLVWNEVKYKPGELKVISYKNGKEWAKDMVKTTGKAAKLSLKSNHSQIANDGLDLAFITLRVEDKDGLLVPRSKPEIQFEVEGPGEIVATDNGDATSFESFQSSTKHAYNGLALVIVKAKKGAKGTIIIKAKSNNITSAQTTVLAK from the coding sequence ATGAAAATAAAGAAACAAATAACAACTGCTTTCCTGGCGTTTATTATTGGAATCTTTGTCAGTCCTACTCCGCTACTTGCCCAAAAAAACAAATCAATAATTCGGCTAGGGGAAGCCAATACGCAGAATTTTGATCAAGGCTGGTTGTTCAAAAGATTTGGATTACAAGCAGATGGATCCAGACTAGAAGAACCTAAAGGAATAGAAAACTTATCATACTTTGATGCTTCCTGGCAAAAATTAGATCTGCCCCACGATTGGGCAATCACCGGGCCGTTCCGTATAGATTTGGCAGGTGAAACAGGCAAACTTCCATGGAAAGGCATTGGTTGGTACCGAAAACATTTTATGATAGCTAAAGAGGATGCCAACAAAAGGATGTTCATAGATTTTGACGGAGCAATGGCCTATGCTGAAATATGGCTAAACGGAAAATATATAGGAACTTGGCCATACGGCTACAGCTCATTTCGAATGGAGTTAACGCCATATATCTTACCGGGAAAAGAAAATGTTCTGGCCGTAAGATTAAATACTGAAAAATGGGACTCTCGTTGGTATCCAGGAGCTGGCATCTACAGGCATGTATGGTTAGTAAAAACCAATCCCGTACATGTAGGGCACTGGGGGACATATATTACAACTCCCGATATTACTGAACAATCAGCTAAAGTTAATATTGACGTAACGGTAGACAATCAAAGTAAAGAAACTATTGAAGCTACCCTTCAAACTCAAATTTATGAAGCTGGAATTGGGAATAATATCGGTAAGAGTGTGGCAAATTCAAATGATATTCGTCTGACAATTCAACCAGGAGGCAATACTCTTGCTTCTACAATAATAAACCTTACTCAACCAAAACTTTGGACTATTGAGCAACCCAACCGCTATTTTACGAAAACGAATGTATTAGTAAAAGGCAAAGTGGTGGACACTTATTACAGCACTTTTGGCGTACGAAAATTAGAATTTACCGCCCGAAATGGTTTTCTACTTAACGGAAAGAGGGTTGAGATAAAAGGAACTTGTAATCATCATGACCTTGGTGCATTAGGCGCTGCAATAAATACCAGTGCATTAAAACGTCAGTTACAGATGCTTAAAGAGATGGGATGTAACTCATTACGTACTTCACATAATCCTCCTGCTCCTGAACTTTTGCAATTAGCAGATGAAATGGGATTTCTAGTTTGGGATGAAGCCTTTGACGCCTGGAAAACTGGCAAAAAACCTAACGATTATAATAAAATATATGACGAGTGGCATGAAAAGGATTTAAAAGCATTGATTCATCGAGACAGAAACCATCCTAGTGTGTTTATCTGGAGTATTGGCAATGAAGTAATGAATCAGCGAGACATAGAAATGACAAAGCACCTTGCCGATATCGTAAAAAGAGAAGATCCTACTCGTCCGGTATCCAATGGATATAATGATCCTGATGGTGGACGCGAAGTTGGAGCGGTGGAAGCTTTGGATATCATGGGGGTAAATTATTTTTTCAGTCAACAAGCCCGGTGGGATGCTGACCCTCGTTATGCAAATAAACCGACAATCGGGAGTGAAACTTCCAGCTGCGTGAGTTCCCGTGGAGAGTATTTTTTTGGAAAGGAATATCAAAACTGGCAAATCACCTCTTACGATTCAGCAAAACCAGGTTGGGGTTGTTCTCCTGACGTTCAATTTAAAACCAATGCCCAATACATGCATCTACTAGGTGAGTATGTTTGGACAGGGTTTGACTATTTGGGAGAGCCTACACCATATGGATCTGATGAAACCAATTTGCTCAACTTCCGCAACGATCCCTCTAAAAAGGAAGAATTGAAGAAAAAGTTGGAGGAAATGCAAAAAAGTAATCCACCCTCAAGAAGCAGCTATTTTGGCATCATTGATTTGGCAGGTTTTCCTAAAGATCGTTATTACTTGTACCAAGCACACTGGCGACCTGATTTACCAATGGCACATATTCTTCCTCACTGGAATTGGGAAGAACGCATAGACTCAATTGTTCCTGTGCATGTATACACTTCAGGAGATGCAGCAGAACTATTCCTTAATGGGCAGAGTCTTGGGCGCAAAACGAAAAAACCTGGAGAAGATTTTCGTTTGGTTTGGAATGAGGTTAAATATAAGCCGGGAGAGCTAAAAGTAATTTCCTATAAAAATGGCAAAGAATGGGCGAAAGATATGGTAAAGACCACTGGAAAGGCAGCAAAGCTTTCTCTCAAATCTAATCATTCTCAAATTGCAAATGATGGATTAGACTTAGCATTTATAACATTGCGGGTAGAAGACAAGGATGGCTTGCTGGTACCACGTTCTAAACCAGAAATTCAATTCGAAGTTGAGGGGCCCGGAGAAATAGTTGCAACCGATAACGGAGATGCCACCAGTTTTGAATCTTTCCAAAGTTCAACCAAACATGCTTATAACGGATTAGCCTTGGTAATTGTAAAAGCAAAGAAGGGGGCAAAAGGTACAATTATAATTAAAGCTAAAAGCAATAATATAACCAGTGCCCAAACAACTGTTTTGGCAAAGTAG
- a CDS encoding NAD(P)H-hydrate dehydratase, with protein sequence MQKILSSSQIRQADQYTIENEPIASIDLMERASNAFVNRFVQEITKKNTSITVYCGTGNNGGDGLAIARLLHNMHYEHVRVIILQHSFKTSPDFDENLRRLRKISSIEIILVQENLDLPAENADILIDAVLGSGLNKPLEGVLAFWIQQLNQLNKKVVAVDLPTGMLADEPINKNNIVFKSDWVICFQQPKLNFLLPESAKFMSRWSAVNIGLNEHFIHHCSSNYALIEENDIRSVLMKRENFSHKGTFGHALIIAGKEETMGAALLCAEACLNSGAGLTSAYIPSNGLAAFNCRLPEVMAVIRNKTNLDWDKYTALAIGPGLGTDNESMRQLNDTLYNFRGACVFDADALNMLAEDKTLFDLVPEQAILTPHVKEFDRLFGMHENWNERVVTMQKKAVELELIIVLKNRYTIIATPTGHVYFNKTGTPAMAIGGSGDVLTGLIVALLAQGYTASQAALTGVYLHGRAGDALEELGLSVILPSNLARQINKTIFQLNNKI encoded by the coding sequence GTGCAAAAAATATTATCATCATCTCAGATACGTCAGGCAGATCAATATACAATTGAAAATGAACCCATCGCCTCTATTGATTTAATGGAGCGGGCAAGTAATGCCTTTGTAAACAGATTTGTGCAGGAAATTACAAAAAAGAATACCTCTATAACGGTTTACTGTGGAACTGGTAATAATGGAGGGGATGGATTGGCAATTGCCCGCTTATTGCACAATATGCATTATGAGCATGTTAGGGTTATTATTTTGCAGCATTCCTTCAAAACGTCTCCTGATTTTGATGAAAACCTGAGACGCCTTCGCAAAATTTCTTCTATAGAGATAATTTTGGTACAGGAAAATTTGGATTTGCCAGCTGAAAATGCTGATATATTGATTGATGCTGTTTTAGGTTCAGGGCTTAACAAGCCATTAGAAGGTGTGCTAGCTTTTTGGATTCAACAATTGAATCAATTGAATAAAAAGGTGGTTGCGGTCGATTTACCTACCGGGATGCTGGCAGATGAACCGATTAATAAAAACAACATTGTGTTTAAATCTGATTGGGTAATCTGTTTTCAGCAGCCTAAATTAAACTTTTTACTTCCTGAGTCGGCGAAGTTTATGAGCCGATGGAGTGCTGTGAACATTGGATTGAATGAACACTTTATACATCATTGTAGTAGCAATTATGCCCTGATTGAAGAAAATGATATTCGATCAGTTTTAATGAAACGCGAAAACTTTAGTCACAAAGGAACTTTTGGACATGCTTTAATAATAGCGGGGAAGGAAGAAACTATGGGCGCAGCTCTTTTATGTGCGGAGGCTTGTTTAAATTCAGGAGCAGGACTTACTTCAGCCTATATACCTTCGAACGGTTTAGCGGCATTTAACTGTCGTTTGCCAGAGGTGATGGCGGTCATAAGAAATAAGACGAATTTGGATTGGGACAAATACACTGCATTAGCAATTGGCCCAGGATTGGGGACTGATAATGAATCGATGCGGCAGCTCAACGATACTCTTTATAATTTCAGAGGTGCTTGTGTATTTGATGCCGATGCTTTAAATATGCTGGCGGAGGATAAAACATTGTTTGATTTAGTGCCTGAACAAGCAATCCTTACGCCACACGTTAAGGAATTCGATCGTTTATTTGGCATGCACGAGAATTGGAATGAAAGGGTAGTCACAATGCAAAAGAAGGCTGTTGAGCTAGAGTTAATTATTGTTTTAAAAAACAGATATACCATAATAGCTACACCAACTGGCCATGTTTACTTTAATAAAACAGGGACTCCTGCTATGGCCATTGGAGGTTCAGGGGATGTTCTTACGGGACTAATTGTTGCTTTGTTGGCCCAGGGTTATACTGCCTCGCAAGCTGCACTAACAGGAGTTTATTTGCATGGGAGGGCAGGGGACGCATTGGAGGAACTTGGTTTGTCTGTAATTCTCCCAAGTAATTTAGCCAGGCAAATTAATAAAACGATTTTTCAGCTAAATAATAAAATATGA